The following are encoded in a window of Thermoanaerobacter ethanolicus JW 200 genomic DNA:
- a CDS encoding lytic transglycosylase domain-containing protein, translating to MRKKVAVIFLILVGLLFTYELNTHYFLKKIYPLKYHNYVVYYAKEYGVDPYLIFAVIKVESNFKSDAISSKNAIGLMQILPDTGRWIANKVGIKNYSDDMLFEPKYNIQMGTWYLTYLLKTFNGNIQLAVAAYNGGSGNVDAWLKDKRFSKDGKQLHAVPYPETNRYIKKVLAVYQIYKFIYETKS from the coding sequence TTGAGGAAAAAAGTTGCGGTAATATTTTTGATATTAGTAGGTCTTTTGTTTACTTACGAGTTAAATACTCATTATTTTTTAAAAAAAATTTATCCTCTTAAATACCACAATTATGTAGTTTATTACGCAAAAGAGTATGGCGTAGACCCCTATCTTATTTTTGCTGTAATAAAAGTAGAAAGTAATTTTAAAAGTGATGCAATTTCTAGCAAAAATGCTATAGGATTAATGCAAATTTTACCAGATACTGGAAGATGGATTGCCAATAAAGTAGGGATAAAAAACTACAGCGATGATATGCTTTTTGAGCCTAAATACAATATTCAGATGGGGACATGGTATTTGACTTATCTTCTTAAAACTTTTAATGGAAATATACAGTTAGCTGTAGCAGCTTATAACGGAGGTAGTGGAAATGTAGATGCATGGCTTAAAGACAAGAGATTTTCCAAAGATGGGAAACAGCTACATGCTGTTCCTTATCCTGAGACAAATAGATATATAAAAAAGGTGTTAGCAGTTTATCAGATATATAAATTTATATATGAAACTAAAAGTTGA
- a CDS encoding nicotinate phosphoribosyltransferase, whose amino-acid sequence MKLLKHLKDLNEVKIEKDREFFSATHEEIKNAWTTDVYFLRTQDILSYLGVQDKIVTAEIFPRKKGVFAGLPEVMSLLKDKNVEVWSLEEGDTFEAKDTVMRIKGPYSEFGIYETAILGILASSSGWATAARELKEVAKDKPILCFGARHVHPAVAPVMERAALVGGADDASCILGAKLMGKDPKGTVPHAAFLLAGDTLEVAKAYRDITPLDEKITILVDTFKDEVEEALRVAEFLGDRLYGVRLDTPSERGGVTPSLVYELRQRLNQKGFTNVKIIVSGGLNPERVAELSESGADAFGVGSYISDAQPIDMTMDIKEVEGVPIAKRGRIPGIIENKKLKKIK is encoded by the coding sequence ATGAAACTATTAAAGCATTTAAAAGACTTAAATGAAGTAAAAATTGAAAAGGATAGGGAGTTTTTCTCAGCTACTCATGAAGAAATAAAAAATGCATGGACTACAGATGTGTATTTTTTAAGAACCCAGGATATTTTGTCATATCTTGGTGTACAAGATAAAATAGTCACAGCGGAGATATTTCCAAGAAAAAAAGGAGTTTTTGCAGGGTTACCAGAAGTAATGAGTTTACTTAAAGACAAAAATGTGGAAGTATGGTCTTTGGAAGAAGGGGACACTTTTGAAGCTAAAGATACAGTAATGAGGATAAAAGGGCCTTATAGTGAGTTTGGAATTTATGAGACGGCAATATTAGGAATTCTTGCAAGTTCTTCCGGTTGGGCAACAGCAGCAAGGGAGCTTAAAGAAGTTGCCAAAGACAAACCAATATTATGTTTTGGTGCAAGGCATGTACATCCAGCTGTGGCACCTGTGATGGAAAGGGCGGCTTTAGTAGGAGGGGCAGATGATGCCAGCTGTATTTTAGGTGCAAAATTAATGGGGAAAGACCCTAAAGGGACAGTACCTCATGCTGCTTTTTTGCTTGCAGGAGATACATTAGAAGTGGCGAAAGCTTACAGAGATATAACTCCCCTTGATGAAAAGATAACCATTTTAGTTGATACTTTTAAAGACGAAGTGGAAGAGGCTTTGAGGGTTGCTGAATTTTTAGGGGATAGATTATACGGAGTAAGACTTGATACTCCATCAGAAAGAGGTGGAGTTACACCTAGTTTAGTGTATGAACTAAGGCAAAGATTAAATCAAAAAGGATTTACAAATGTAAAAATTATAGTTTCTGGAGGTTTAAACCCAGAACGGGTAGCAGAACTTTCTGAAAGTGGAGCAGATGCTTTTGGAGTAGGAAGTTACATATCTGATGCTCAACCTATTGATATGACAATGGATATAAAAGAAGTGGAAGGAGTACCTATTGCTAAAAGAGGGAGAATTCCTGGAATTATCGAAAATAAAAAATTGAAAAAGATAAAATAG